A single genomic interval of Musa acuminata AAA Group cultivar baxijiao chromosome BXJ3-4, Cavendish_Baxijiao_AAA, whole genome shotgun sequence harbors:
- the LOC135634891 gene encoding cytochrome b561 and DOMON domain-containing protein At5g47530-like yields the protein MKPAVIFLCLFLSALHHCAAQSCVNDTFSGDKLYGSCSSLPYLNASLHWNYHPSNGTVDVAYRALQTSDGWVAWAINPDGSGMIGANAFLAFPGSNGAVTVYTTQFSSYGVQPSDIKDENLTFAVYSRESEYSDGYYTIYATLELPRNDTKQNTVWQASTMFSDGVPYGHLSGDHYLSKTSLDFLTGQLV from the coding sequence ATGAAGCCAGCAGTCATCTTCCTGTGCCTGTTCTTGTCTGCGTTGCACCACTGCGCGGCGCAGAGCTGTGTCAACGACACGTTCTCCGGCGACAAGCTGTACGGCTCCTGCAGCTCTCTCCCCTACCTCAATGCCTCTCTCCACTGGAACTACCACCCTTCCAATGGCACGGTCGACGTCGCCTACCGCGCGCTGCAGACCTCCGACGGCTGGGTCGCGTGGGCCATCAACCCGGACGGCTCCGGCATGATCGGAGCCAACGCCTTCCTGGCCTTCCCGGGCTCTAACGGCGCCGTGACCGTGTACACCACCCAGTTCTCTAGTTACGGTGTGCAGCCGAGCGACATCAAGGATGAGAACTTGACCTTCGCGGTGTACAGCAGGGAGAGCGAGTACTCCGATGGGTATTACACCATTTACGCGACGCTGGAGCTACCAAGAAACGACACCAAACAGAACACGGTGTGGCAGGCGTCGACGATGTTCTCCGACGGGGTTCCTTACGGTCACCTTTCTGGGGATCACTACCTTTCGAAGACCAGTCTCGATTTCCTCACCGGCCAGCTGGTGTAG
- the LOC135634961 gene encoding trans-resveratrol di-O-methyltransferase-like yields the protein MENPVAMGIMEELEAQSEVWNHIFRFITSMSVKCAVELRVPDAIHAHGGNATLPQLAAALSLPPAKLADLRRLMRMLVHAGCFAKQEDDVYALTPWSRLLVSSEHTAVAPFVVWMLHPLMVQSWHSLGAWFHGRAPTPFAATHGKGIFETTREQPGFAAVFNEAMASDCRLVGQVLVKKHAEVLEGARSMVDVGGGTGTLAAIVAEAFPHMKCTVLELPHVVAAAAGARKPNNLDVVGGNMFDHIPSADVMLLKWVLHDWKDAECVKILKRCREAIPSKQNGGKVIVIDIVLQGDEGSKSDKSRESQLFLDMLMMTVSGGMQREEHEWRKIFTDAGFSSYTIKGMGLRSLIEVYP from the exons ATGGAGAACCCTGTTGCGATGGGCATCATGGAGGAGCTTGAGGCCCAGAGCGAGGTGTGGAACCACATTTTTAGATTCATCACCTCCATGTCCGTCAAGTGCGCGGTGGAGCTCAGGGTCCCCGACGCCATCCACGCCCACGGCGGCAACGCAACTCTCCCTCAGCTGGCCGCCGCCCTCAGCCTCCCTCCCGCCAAGCTCGCCGACCTCCGACGCCTCATGCGCATGCTGGTCCACGCCGGCTGCTTCGCCAAGCAGGAAGACGACGTGTACGCCCTCACGCCATGGTCGAGGCTCCTGGTGAGCTCCGAGCACACCGCGGTAGCCCCGTTCGTGGTGTGGATGCTCCACCCGCTCATGGTGCAGTCGTGGCACTCGCTGGGGGCGTGGTTCCACGGGAGGGCGCCCACCCCCTTCGCCGCAACCCACGGGAAGGGGATCTTCGAGACGACACGCGAACAGCCGGGGTTCGCGGCCGTCTTCAACGAGGCGATGGCGAGCGACTGTCGGCTGGTGGGACAGGTGTTGGTAAAGAAGCATGCGGAGGTGTTGGAGGGAGCGCGGTCGATGGTGGACGTGGGTGGCGGCACGGGCACCCTTGCGGCGATCGTGGCCGAGGCCTTCCCGCACATGAAGTGCACCGTTCTCGAGTTGCCCCACGTCGTGGCCGCGGCCGCGGGCGCCCGCAAGCCGAACAACTTGGATGTTGTTGGGGGAAACATGTTCGACCATATACCATCGGCTGACGTTATGTTACTCAAG TGGGTCCTGCACGACTGGAAAGATGCGGAATGTGTGAAGATATTAAAACGCTGCAGGGAGGCAATACCATCCAAGCAAAACGGAGGCAAAGTCATCGTGATCGACATTGTTCTCCAGGGAGACGAAGGCAGCAAGTCTGATAAGTCGAGGGAGTCACAGTTGTTCTTAGACATGCTGATGATGACAGTCAGTGGAGGGATGCAAAGGGAGGAACACGAATGGCGTAAGATCTTTACGGACGCTGGTTTTTCGAGCTACACGATCAAAGGTATGGGATTGCGTTCCTTGATCGAGGTTTATCCTTGA
- the LOC135635785 gene encoding dof zinc finger protein DOF5.7-like yields MADDLQSRKSIATATALNPRQQGLKCPRCDSPNTKFCYYNNYSLSQPRHFCKTCRRYWTKGGALRNVPMGGGSRKNKKSKSSASSRLPAAPLSGFPETGSSLKFLDGLPSSVAMDFQIGLPAASGLHDPATSTVFNSNQFINFVDISRGAALSSDATTQASFNYPISAAGVLYNETKGPSISSAAGSSSIVSSIEFLSSINQDLHWKLQQQRLAMIFGGESHKQSSSPLEIQQEFISFEVSDIATDEVCGCSESGNTCVATGTNSSMAWLPESSNYTIPTSTAISINSVGNVDGNNSVDKSSTDINISYWNGIPAWNDIPQFSTLPYSVDMEL; encoded by the coding sequence ATGGCTGATGATCTGCAAAGCCGCAAGAGCATTGCCACCGCCACAGCACTGAATCCGAGACAGCAAGGGCTCAAGTGCCCCCGATGCGACTCCcccaacaccaagttctgctactacaacaactacagcctCTCCCAACCAAGGCACTTCTGCAAGACCTGCCGAAGGTACTGGACCAAAGGTGGCGCGCTCCGGAACGTGCCCATGGGCGGCGGCTCCCGCAAGAACAAGAAATCCAAATCCTCGGCCTCGTCGCGCCTTCCGGCGGCTCCCCTCTCTGGGTTCCCCGAAACAGGCAGCAGCCTCAAATTTCTCGATGGACTTCCCTCTTCGGTGGCCATGGACTTCCAAATAGGTCTGCCCGCCGCCTCAGGGCTCCATGATCCGGCTACATCCACGGTCTTCAACAGCAACCAGTTCATCAACTTTGTCGACATCTCGCGCGGTGCAGCGCTCTCTTCTGATGCTACCACCCAGGCGAGCTTCAATTACCCTATCTCTGCTGCAGGGGTACTGTATAATGAGACCAAAGGTCCATCTATATCCTCTGCTGCTGGCAGCAGCAGCATTGTGTCTTCCATCGAGTTCCTGAGCTCCATCAACCAGGACCTCCATTGGAAGCTTCAGCAGCAGAGGCTGGCCATGATCTTCGGAGGGGAATCTCATAAACAGAGCAGTAGCCCACTGGAGATCCAACAGGAATTTATATCTTTCGAGGTATCAGACATAGCCACAGATGAAGTTTGTGGCTGCAGTGAATCCGGAAATACATGCGTTGCTACTGGGACTAATAGTTCGATGGCATGGTTGCCGGAGAGTTCTAATTACACCATTCCGACTTCGACGGCAATAAGTATCAACAGCGTCGGCAACGTCGACGGCAACAACAGTGTCGACAAGAGTAGTACCGACATCAACATAAGCTATTGGAACGGAATCCCGGCATGGAATGACATACCACAGTTCTCAACGCTGCCTTATTCGGTGGATATGGAACTATAA
- the LOC135634963 gene encoding uncharacterized protein LOC135634963 isoform X1 translates to MEAVRSLPISSVSYLLRGRPALPSKPPSNSNSTSFFTRRKRRPSPAGSAPARGPRESFRISSNVNGEKADESRFFDEDGVVEDMDGYLNYLSLEYDSVWDTKPSWCQPWTILLTGVAVVACSWTILHSAAISVGLSILICGWWYIFLYAYPKAYSNMIAERRKRVSSGIEDTFEDSENSTEDQ, encoded by the exons ATGGAAGCAGTCCGTTCGCTACCCATCTCCTCCGTCTCTTATCTGCTCCGCGGCCGCCCAGCCCTGCCGTCGAAACCCCCCTCGAATTCCAACTCCACCTCTTTCTTTACCCGGCGGAAGAGGAGACCCTCACCCGCCGGATCGGCTCCCGCGCGCGGCCCTCGCGAGTCCTTCCGCATTAGCTCGAACGTCAACGGCGAGAAGGCCGACGAGTCCCGGTTCTTCGATGAGGATGGCGTGGTGGAAGACATGGACGGCTACCTCAACTACCTATCACTCGAGTACGACTCCGTCTGGGACACCAAACCCTCGTG GTGTCAGCCGTGGACCATATTGCTTACTGGAGTTGCAGTAGTTGCATGTAGCTGGACTATTCTTCATTCAGCAGCAATAAGTGTTGGATTATCCATTTTGATATGTGGATGGTGGTACATCTTTCTGTATGCATATCCTAAG GCATATTCAAACATGATAGCTGAAAGAAGAAAAAGGGTGAGCAGCGGAATTGAAGATACATTTG AGGATTCAGAGAACTCGACCGAGGATCAATAG
- the LOC135634963 gene encoding uncharacterized protein LOC135634963 isoform X2 yields the protein MEAVRSLPISSVSYLLRGRPALPSKPPSNSNSTSFFTRRKRRPSPAGSAPARGPRESFRISSNVNGEKADESRFFDEDGVVEDMDGYLNYLSLEYDSVWDTKPSWCQPWTILLTGVAVVACSWTILHSAAISVGLSILICGWWYIFLYAYPKAYSNMIAERRKRVSSGIEDTFGIEKKG from the exons ATGGAAGCAGTCCGTTCGCTACCCATCTCCTCCGTCTCTTATCTGCTCCGCGGCCGCCCAGCCCTGCCGTCGAAACCCCCCTCGAATTCCAACTCCACCTCTTTCTTTACCCGGCGGAAGAGGAGACCCTCACCCGCCGGATCGGCTCCCGCGCGCGGCCCTCGCGAGTCCTTCCGCATTAGCTCGAACGTCAACGGCGAGAAGGCCGACGAGTCCCGGTTCTTCGATGAGGATGGCGTGGTGGAAGACATGGACGGCTACCTCAACTACCTATCACTCGAGTACGACTCCGTCTGGGACACCAAACCCTCGTG GTGTCAGCCGTGGACCATATTGCTTACTGGAGTTGCAGTAGTTGCATGTAGCTGGACTATTCTTCATTCAGCAGCAATAAGTGTTGGATTATCCATTTTGATATGTGGATGGTGGTACATCTTTCTGTATGCATATCCTAAG GCATATTCAAACATGATAGCTGAAAGAAGAAAAAGGGTGAGCAGCGGAATTGAAGATACATTTGGTATTGAAAAGAAAGGATGA
- the LOC135584067 gene encoding cytochrome b561 and DOMON domain-containing protein At5g47530-like yields the protein MPTSAFRKKLPHTTPATHRRPPPCHLFFSLILSIKLPNPLFLRFTSVSLPGRNQQDRKQVSRDTERRGLSTISSAIPASAMKPAIIFLCLLLSVLDHGSAQSCVGETLSGNKLYTTCNSLTYLSASLHWNYHPSNGTVDIAYRAQQSSDGWVAWAINPTGSGMAGANAFLAFPGSNGAVTVYTTQFSSTNVQQSDVKNENLTFTVYSKEGEYSDGYYTIYATLELPRNNTKQNTVWQASTTFSGGVPYNHPNGDNYLSQTSLDFLSGTAVSTGGNSRLHRRNIHGVLNAISWGVLMPIGIIIARYMKVFKSADPAWFYLHVACQVSGYIIGVSGWGLGIKLGKDSAGITYHKHRDLAIALFCLATVQVFALFLRPNKDHKYRLYWKIYHLAVGYSIVILSVVNIFEGFDILDPAKKWKRAYVAIIVTLGAIALVLEAVTWAIYLKRRQRESEKSHHGANGANGYGVREHEML from the exons ATGCCTACCTCCGCTTTTCGGAAGAAACTTCCACACACAACGCCGGCCACACATCGACGCCCACCTCCCTGCCACCTTTTCTTCTCTCTGATCCTTTCTATAAAGCTACCCAACCCGCTATTTCTCCGGTTCACAAGCGTCTCTCTTCCTGGAAGAAACCAACAAGACCGAAAACAAGTGAGCAGAGACACGGAGAGAAGAGGTTTGAGCACGATTTCCTCTGCAATTCCGGCTTCAGCCATGAAGCCAGCCATCATCTTCCTGTGCCTTCTCTTGTCCGTGTTGGACCACGGTTCAGCGCAGAGCTGCGTCGGCGAGACCTTATCCGGTAACAAGCTCTACACCACCTGCAACTCCCTCACTTACCTCAGCGCCTCCCTCCACTGGAACTACCACCCTTCCAATGGCACGGTCGACATCGCCTACCGCGCGCAGCAGAGCTCCGACGGCTGGGTCGCGTGGGCCATCAACCCGACCGGCTCCGGCATGGCCGGAGCCAACGCCTTCCTGGCCTTCCCGGGCTCTAACGGCGCCGTGACCGTGTACACCACCCAGTTCTCTAGTACCAACGTCCAGCAAAGCGATGTGAAGAATGAGAACTTGACATTCACGGTGTACAGTAAGGAGGGCGAGTACTCCGATGGGTATTACACCATTTACGCGACGCTGGAGCTACCAAGAAACAACACCAAACAGAACACGGTGTGGCAGGCGTCGACGACGTTCTCCGGCGGGGTTCCTTACAATCACCCTAATGGTGATAACTACCTATCGCAGACCAGTCTTGATTTCCTCTCCGGCACGGCGGTGTCCACCGGAGGGAACTCGAGGCTGCACCGGAGGAAC ATACATGGAGTGCTGAATGCCATCAGCTGGGGAGTTCTGATGCCCATCGGAATCATCATAGCAAGGTACATGAAGGTGTTCAAATCAGCTGATCCCGCATGGTTCTACCTCCATGTTGCTTGTCAAGTGTCGGGATATATAATTGGGGTCTCAGGATGGGGTCTGGGCATTAAGCTCGGCAAAGACTCTGCTGGAATCACCTACCACAAACACAGGGACCTCGCAATCGCCCTCTTCTGCCTGGCCACAgttcag GTGTTTGCATTGTTTCTGAGGCCCAACAAGGATCACAAGTACAGACTCTACTGGAAGATCTACCACCTCGCAGTTGGGTACAGCATCGTAATCTTGAGTGTGGTGAACATCTTCGAAGGTTTCGACATCTTGGATCCTGCTAAGAAGTGGAAGCGTGCTTACGTTGCCATCATCGTGACGCTGGGCGCCATTGCACTGGTTCTGGAAGCCGTCACTTGGGCTATATATCTGAAGAGAAGGCAGAGGGAATCCGAGAAGTCTCACCACGGTGCCAATGGTGCAAACGGGTACGGTGTCAGGGAACATGAGATGCTGTAG